In a single window of the Lineus longissimus chromosome 4, tnLinLong1.2, whole genome shotgun sequence genome:
- the LOC135487032 gene encoding dedicator of cytokinesis protein 7-like isoform X3 — MASDQRAFAKKLNKQGAAEVRRQISSAYLKDGSFKDGSFNKHEKDIPKSISGISLSSALSLAVPINEVVKPIDYEDFVVQHQTSIEKDSMRELLEFPPNDVEVKLLPKQCRTIAPIIPEHGYEADAHVRDCIQCYTSDYTIVNRRYQIYSSSYGGKDRQDEKNAVLKSIPRQEFEIDHDDILEKDPEKNGEETSCNGRKSINMNDTPRSSWASSIFDLKNSQADPLLPNLLERIIPEEIDTANAEERMKDRQDALLCLFPLQEEEEMIEKRPLADIPAEHFGHRVLVKCLQVKFDLEIEPIFASMAVYDAKERKKVSENFYFDLNPEYLKKMLDTHVPYQDVSTLSRSCVFSITYPSPDLFLVVRYEKVLQQGDISECAEPYMKDEKNKEKIRANAAYFCDKLGKYRMPFAWTAIHLLNVITGTTSMEREASTDRTEAGSTNSLDRRSSLIEKQLENFRKRSKVPGDENLSRRGSFDRARNGEKRRSWSPDENTNPLENFRPVTITVSSFFKQENEKLSDDDLYKFLADLKRPMSVQKKLKCIPGTLKLDISLCPDEPKYCLSPELYKIDPYPDDKGRPTKEIVEFPSREVYMPWTTYRNILYIYPKYLNFGNRQGSARNLAVKVQFLAGEEDKSALPVIFGKSGCPELTKEAYSAVTYHNKTPDFYEEVKIKLPGRLCSSHHLLFTFYHISCQKKMEQTPIELPVGYTWLQIMKDNRLAVGEFNLPVLQEKPPSNYSVLHPDVELPGMKWVDGHKPVFTVDIQAVSSIHTQDEHLDCFLNYCHMAEEFKVPPRIGPDQFEHEFKRHINDIVNAKGEPLVKFLSLIFEKLILLMVRPPVVAGQVLNVAQTCFESIAQIVRRITNLLDEKNDQHGRNSLLTTYIHYSCALPSPDSEMSPQEIFSHALDCSGPEVMSLRIKSSTALSPSSTSPVALNQYATLGRPVTLPMQNKIYQRSNSDTDLNNTSNPTTPENEHGGFFGGKTGSPQNSRYDSAVPYYQKMKKLVHEEIALLWVMSNGTQRQLSLENAWFFFEIMTKSMAEHLDRYHKLDAPRKSRFSQRFIEDITGLIGMITKDIVDRYLKDPLFIRNLNTALAFFLHDMLSLMDRGYVFQLIKDYCKIVSAKVTTLGDATTLELLKLDFLRIVCSHEHYVTLNLPIASIAASAPSSPTPSIASTTSQQSYTSTATTFIQQDRSVFTELSTEFRHQHFLVGLILCDLAASFESHNNTVHNKAINVIRNLLTSHDMDPRYSDPEVKARVAMLYLPLINIVIDALPQLYDPNQEGKPRSGPSSFFDDERGIDRDVAMAIAGAPVSGTGGVPSMPSSSHGAGDVSPDYDYQKRRTVLTAEGTRSLLMCFQWVLKNIDTQFLRHWWSDMPLTKLNQILEVLYLTIYNFEYKGQHEVSRHSSLQMKFSRGKMNFHALPPVPLPRQHSVEEVLTPTKRSFSLRRSSSYASLHGDDPGQAKKAIKQCSAQTIKKSSDMKSKLEEAILGFGSARSEMMMRRNKSQTQFYAMATPPSPVTDLNRLRWRKEQTAWKQQSDHPDRQKSEMEIDAHVEGNLATEVAMVCIDTIDLIIQIVQGSDSLQAVLSSVLRVLLHSMALNQSSAVLQHMFAVERSLVSKFPELLFEEETEQCADLCLQLLKHCSSCIGNTRSHASASLYLLMRQNFEIGNNFARVKMQVTMALSRLVGKSQSFNEEYLRKSLKTILTYAEADCELQETTFPEQVRDLIFNLHMILSDTVKMKEFQEDPEMLIDLMYRIAKGYQNSPDLRLTWLQNMAGKHSERSNHAEAAQCLIHAAGLVGEYLNMLEDKPHLPVGCVSFQNISSNVLEESAVSDDVVSPDGEGICTGKYFTESGMIGLLEQAASSFNMAGMYESLNEVYKVLLPIHEANRDYKRLAIIHGKLQEAFNNVIRQEGKRMFGTYFRVGFYGEKFGDLDAQEFIYKEPSITKLPEISHRLENFYSERFGEENLKMIKDSNTVERDKQEAGKAYIQITYVEPYFDAYERLQRHTYFHMNYNIKSFMYATPFTLDGRAHGELREQYKRKTILTTAQAFPYIRTRLPVISREQIILSPIEVAIEDVQKKTREMNIALTQDPIDPKILQMVLQGCIGTTVNQGPVEIAAVFLAELAEGRVPANRHHNKLRICFKDFLRKCSIALQRNKEMIGSNQREYQRELERNYNSVKEKLQPMIASSVAMQTLKRGKHCHRSISAAFEAAEKEKLCTAIRDKQAADEAEKLNDNAKCLNALGADSNLPPIDADGQSK; from the exons ATGGCGTCGGATCAGAGAGCTTTTGCCAAAAAACTCAATAA ACAAGGTGCAGCTGAAGTGCGACGTCAGATATCGTCTGCTTATCTCAAAGATGGTTCATTCAAGGATGGATCGTTCAACAAACACGAGAAAGATATTCCGAAGAGCATCAGTGGTATCTCACTTAGCAGTGCATTGTCGCTTGCT GTTCCCATCAACGAGGTAGTAAAGCCTATAGACTATGAAGACTTTGTCGTTCAGCACCAGACTTCGATAGAGAAGGATTCTATGAGAGAATTGCTGGAGTTTCCGCCAAATGATGTCGAGGTCAAACTCCTGCCAAAACAGTGTCGCACCATTGCTCCCATTATTCCAGAACATGG ATACGAGGCTGATGCTCATGTCCGTGACTGCATCCAGTGCTATACGTCGGACTACACCATTGTAAACAGAAGGTATCAGATATACAGCTCCAGCTACGGCGGTAAAGACAGACAGGATGAAAAGAACGCAGTCCTCAAGTCGATCCCACGGCAAGAATTTGAGATCGACCACGACGACATTCTTGAAAAGGACCCGGAGAAAAATGGGGAGGAAACTTCATGTAATGGAAGGAAGTCCATCAATATGAATGATACACCTCGTAGTAGCTGGGCCAGTAGCATATTTGATTTGAAGAACTCCCAGGCTGATCCACTCCTGCCGAATCTACTTGAACGGATCATCCCTGAGGAAATCGATACGGCAAATGCTGAGGAGCGGATGAAAGATCGACAGGATGCTCTCCTCTGCTTATTTCCATTGCAAGAAGAG GAAGAGATGATTGAAAAGCGCCCGTTAGCAGATATTCCTGCTGAACATTTTGGTCACAGAGTCCTTGTGAAGTGTCTACAAGTAAA ATTTGATTTGGAAATCGAGCCGATATTTGCCAGCATGGCCGTGTATGATGCCAAGGAGAGGAAGAAG GTGTCTGAGAATTTCTACTTCGATCTAAACCCTGAATATCTGAAGAAGATGCTGGATACACATGTGCCGTACCAAGACGTTTCAACCCTGAGCCGATCGTGTGTGTTCAGTATCACCTACCCATCACCCGACCTCTTCCTTGTTGTCCGG TATGAGAAAGTGCTCCAACAAGGTGACATCAGCGAGTGTGCAGAGCCGTATATGAAAGATGAGAAGAACAAAGAGAAAATCAGAGCGAACGCTGCCTACTTCTGTGATAAGCTTGGCAAATATAGGATGCCGTTTGCGTGGACTGCTATCCATCTGCTGAATGTGATCACTGGGACGACGAGCATGGAGAGAGAAGCTAGTACGGATCGCACTGAGGCTGGAAGCACAAATAGTTTAG ACCGCAGATCCAGTCTCATTGAGAAACAATTAGAAAACTTTCGCAAGAGATCGAAGGTCCCTGGTGATGAGAATCTCTCACGACGCGGTTCTTTCGACCGTGCTAGAAACGGCGAAAAGAGGAGGAGCTGGTCTCCAGATGAAAACACCAACCCGCTGGAAAACTTCCGCCCTGTGACGATTACGGTGTCGAGTTTCTTCAAACAGGAGAATGAGAAACTGAGTGACGATGACCTGTATAAGTTCCTTGCTGATTTGAAGAGACCGATGTCTGTGCAGAAGAAGTTGAAATGTATACCAG GAACCCTGAAGCTGGATATCTCCCTTTGCCCAGACGAACCCAAGTACTGCCTCAGTCCAGAGTTGTACAAGATCGACCCCTACCCGGATGACAAGGGTCGGCCAACCAAAGAAATCGTCGAGTTTCCCAGCCGGGAAGTCTACATGCCATGGACGACGTACAGGAATATTCTCTATATTTACCCAAAGTACCTGAATTTTGGGAACCGGCAAGGTTCTGCAAGGAATCTGGCCGTCAAGGTTCAGTTCTTGGCCGGAGAGGAGGATAAGTCAGCGCTGCCA gtGATTTTTGGGAAGTCTGGTTGCCCAGAATTGACCAAGGAGGCTTATTCAGCTGTTACTTATCATAATAA GACGCCTGATTTCTATGAAGAAGTAAAGATCAAACTGCCAGGACGTCTGTGTAGCTCGCACCACCTCTTGTTTACGTTCTACCACATCAGCTGCCAGAAGAAGATGGAGCAGACGCCCATTGAACTCCCCGTCGGGTACACCTGGCTGCAGATCATGAAGGACAACCGCCTCGCTGTCGGGGAGTTCAACCTGCCAGTCCTACAGGAGAAACCACCTAGCAATTATTCAGTCCTCCACCCAGATGTTGAGCTTCCTGGCATGAAGTGGGTCGATGGACATAAGCCTGTGTTTACCGTCGATATCCAGGCTGTTTCTTCCATTCACACACAG GATGAACATTTGGATTGCTTCCTCAACTATTGCCACATGGCTGAAGAATTCAAAGTTCCACCGAGGATCGGCCCAGACCAGTTTGAACACGAGTTCAAGAGACACATTAACGATATTGTCAATGCAAAGGGGGAGCCATTGGTCAAGTTCTTGTCGTTGATATTTGAGAAGTTGATTCTGTTGATGGTGCGCCCACCTGTCGTAGCAGGACAAGTCC TGAATGTTGCACAGACGTGTTTTGAGTCGATCGCGCAGATCGTTCGACGAATCACTAACCTGTTAGATGAGAAGAATGACCAGCATGGAAGGAACAGTCTCCTCACTACCTATATCCATTACTCCTGTGCCCTGCCGAGTCCAGACTCGGAGATGTCACCGC AGGAGATTTTCTCGCATGCGCTCGATTGCTCCGGACCGGAAGTGATGTCATTGAGAATCAAATCGTCGACAG CCCTGTCACCCTCCTCTACAAGTCCCGTTGCATTGAATCAGTACGCCACCCTCGGTCGGCCCGTTACACTACCAATGCAGAACAAAATATACCAGCGTAGTAACAGTGACACTGACTTAAACAACACTAGCAACCCGACAACACCGGAGAATGAGCATGGGGGTTTCTTTG GAGGAAAAACTGGGAGTCCTCAGAATTCAAGATATGACTCAGCAGTGCCCTACTACCAGAAGATGAAAAAG CTTGTCCACGAGGAGATCGCACTGCTGTGGGTGATGTCCAATGGTACGCAGAGGCAACTCTCGCTCGAGAATGCTTGGTTTTTCTTTGAGATCATG ACCAAGAGCATGGCCGAACACTTGGACCGATATCACAAGTTAGATGCCCCAAGGAAGTCACGCTTCTCTCAACGATTCATAGAGGACATCACAGGTCTTATTGGCATGATCACAAAAGACATCGTGGACAGATACTTAAAG GACCCGCTGTTCATCCGTAACCTCAACACTGCCCTAGCTTTCTTCCTCCATGACATGCTCTCCCTGATGGACCGAGGCTACGTCTTCCAACTCATCAAGGACTACTGCAAAATT GTTTCTGCCAAAGTCACGACCCTTGGTGATGCTACCACTCTGGAACTCCTCAAACTAGACTTCCTACGTATTGTCTGCAGTCACGAACACTATGTCACGCTAAACCTGCCAATTGCATCAATCGCTGCATCAGCGCCATCTAGTCCAACACCGAGTATCGCCAGCACAACATCTCAGCAGTCCTACACATCGACGGCTACCACATTCATCCAACAAGATCGGAGCGTGTTCACAGAGCTCAGCACTGAGTTCAGACATCAGCATTTCCTTGTGGGACTTATACTCTGTGATCTCGCCGCATCATTTGAATCTCA CAACAACACAGTGCACAACAAGGCCATCAACGTCATCAGGAACCTCCTGACGAGCCATGACATGGATCCGCGTTACTCTGATCCAGAGGTAAAGGCCAGGGTAGCCATGTTGTATCTCCCtctcatcaacatcgtcatcgacgCTTTGCCGCAGCTTTACGATCCCAACCAGGAAGGGAAGCCACGGAGTGGGCCGTCGTCATTCTTCGATGATGAAAGAGGAATTGATCGTGATGTAGCCATGGCAATAGCAGGAGCTCCTGTCTCTGGTACGGGGGGTGTACCAAGTATGCCGTCTTCCAGCCATGGAGCGGGTGATGTCAGTCCTGACTATGACTATCAGAAG CGCCGTACGGTTCTAACAGCGGAAGGCACCCGGAGTTTACTCATGTGCTTCCAGTGGGTCTTGAAGAATATCGACACTCAGTTCCTTCGACATTGGTGGTCAGATATGCCGCTCACCAAACTCAACCAGATTCTCGAGGTGCTCTATCTGACCATCTATAACTTCGAATACAAG GGCCAACATGAAGTATCTAGACATTCATCACTACAAATGAAATTTTCACGG GGCAAAATGAATTTTCACGCACTTCCCCCCGTGCCCTTACCCAGGCAACATTCAGTGGAAGAGGTGTTGACACCTACAAAGCGGTCGTTCAGCCTTCGACGTTCGTCGTCCTATGCGTCCCTTCATGGCGACGACCCTGGCCAG GCGAAGAAAGCAATCAAGCAGTGCTCTGCCCAGACAATCAAGAAGAGTTCGGATATGAAGTCAAAGCTGGAGGAGGCGATCCTCGGGTTCGGGAGCGCTAGGAGCGAGATGATGATGAGAAGGAACAAGTCACAGACACAGTTTTATGCTA TGGCTACCCCGCCGTCACCGGTGACCGACCTGAACCGCCTGAGGTGGAGGAAGGAGCAGACGGCCTGGAAGCAACAGTCAGATCATCCAGACAG ACAAAAATCCGAAATGGAAATAGATGCGCATGTGGAGGGTAACCTGGCCACGGAGGTAGCAATGGTCTGCATCGACACGATCGACCTGATCATCCAGATAGTGCAAGGTTCGGACTCGCTCCAGGCGGTGCTGAGTAGCGTGCTGAGGGTGCTATTACACAGTATGGCCCTCAATCAGAGCTCAGCGGTCCTGCAGCACATGTTTGCGGTGGAGCGGTCACTGGTCTCTAAG TTTCCGGAGTTACTCTTTGAGGAGGAGACAGAGCAGTGTGCGGACCTCTGTCTTCAGCTACTCAAGCACTGTAGTTCATGTATCGGGAACACACGCTCACACGCCAGTGCTTCACTCTACCTCCTAATGAGACAAAACTTTGAGATCGGAAAT AACTTTGCGCGGGTGAAGATGCAAGTGACGATGGCGTTGAGTCGACTCGTCGGAAAGTCACAGTCATTCAATGAGGAATACTTGAGGAAGTCACTTAAGACTATCCTGACGTATGCTGAGGCAGACTGTGAGTTACAGGAGACAACCTTCCCTGAACAG GTGCGTGACCTGATCTTCAACCTTCACATGATCCTCTCGGACACTGTCAAGATGAAGGAGTTCCAGGAGGACCCCGAGATGCTGATCGACCTCATGTACAGGATCGCTAAGGGCTACCAGAACTCGCCTGACCTCAGGCTCACGTGGCTACAGAATATGGCGGGCAAACACAGCGAG CGGAGTAACCATGCTGAGGCAGCGCAGTGTCTGATCCACGCGGCAGGTCTGGTGGGGGAATATCTCAACATGTTGGAAGATAAACCTCATCTTCCAGTCGGGTGTGTCTCCTTCCAG AACATCTCATCTAACGTGCTGGAGGAGAGTGCTGTGTCTGATGATGTGGTGTCACCTGATGGTGAGGGCATCTGCACCGGCAAATACTTCACGGAATCTGGAATGATTGGGTTACTGGAACAGGCTGCCAGTTCATTCAATATG GCTGGCATGTATGAGTCCCTGAATGAAGTGTACAAGGTGCTTCTCCCCATCCATGAGGCGAATAGAGATTACAAGAGACTGGCGATCATTCACGGGAAACTACAGGAAGCCTTCAACAATGTCATTAGACAG GAAGGAAAGAGGATGTTTGGGACGTATTTCCGTGTTGGTTTCTATGGAGAGAAGTTTGGTGACTTGGATGCCCAGGAGTTTATATACAAGGAACCCTCAATCACAAAACTGCCTGAAATCTCACACAGATTGGAG AATTTCTACAGCGAGAGATTCGGTGAGGAGAACCTGAAGATGATCAAGGATTCGAACACCGTTGAGCGAGACAAGCAGGAGGCGGGCAAGGCCTACATTCAGATCACTTATGTCGAACCGTACTTTGATGCCTATGAGAGACTACAGAGGCATACCTACTTTCATATGAATTATAACATTA AGAGCTTTATGTATGCGACCCCATTCACCCTTGATGGCCGAGCACATGGAGAGCTCAGAGAGCAGTACAAGAGGAAAACGATCTTGACAACGGCCCAGGCATTCCCCTACATTAGGACAAGGCTCCCAGTGATCAGCAGAGAACAG ATCATTCTATCACCGATAGAAGTGGCTATAGAAGATGTGCAGAAAAAGACGCGTGAAATGAACATTGCACTGACGCAGGATCCGATTGACCCCAAGATTCTCCAGATGGTGCTACAGGGGTGTATAGGTACGACGGTCAACCAGGGCCCTGTCGAGATCGCAGCAGTCTTCCTGGCAGAGCTGGCTGAGGGCCGTGTGCCGGCCAATCGTCACCACAACAAACTCAGGATTTGTTTCAAGGATTTCCTCAGGAA ATGTTCCATTGCCCTTCAAAGGAACAAGGAGATGATCGGGTCAAACCAGCGTGAGTACCAGCGTGAATTGGAGCGGAACTACAACAGTGTGAAGGAGAAACTACAGCCCATGATCGCATCGAGTGTGGCCATGCAGACGTTGAAGAGAGGAAAACACTGCCATCGAAG